One genomic region from Eptesicus fuscus isolate TK198812 chromosome 4, DD_ASM_mEF_20220401, whole genome shotgun sequence encodes:
- the LOC114229938 gene encoding mastin-like produces the protein MAGRGGSPALEPEPQEKVPGNLLERLMLWLLVLTLPCLGGSVPVTSGTELVGIVGGHDASNGKWLWQVGLWVFDPTKNQWGLICGGSLIHPQWVLTAAHCIPGRNPMPQHFKVQLGRVRPSFIGSVRVARIIRHPEYSLKEGAVGGADVALLKLEASVRPSKLVRWISLAPKSPAFPPGTRCWVTGWGNIGPEEPLPPPHKLQEVEVPIVADEICRQRYGKIITDDMLCAGSRGRDSCQGDSGGPLVCKWKNIWFQVGVVSWGNKCGLNSFPGVYARVTSFLFWIHGHIHSSH, from the exons ATGGCTGGACGGGGCGGGAGCCCTGCCCTGGAACCTGAGCCCCAGGAGAAGGTGCCGGGAAACCTGCTGGAGCGCCTG aTGCTGTGGCTGCTGGTCCTGACTCTCCCCTGTCTGGGGGGCTCCGTACCTGTGACCTCAG GGACTgagctggtgggcatcgtggggGGGCATGATGCTTCCAATGGGAAGTGGCTGTGGCAGGTGGGCCTGTGGGTCTTTGATCCAACAAAGAACCAGTGGGGTCTCATTTGCGGGGGCTCCCTCATCCACCCCCAGTGGGTGCTGACCGCTGCCCACTGCATTCCAGG GAGAAACCCCATGCCTCAGCACTTCAAGGTCCAACTAGGACGAGTGAGACCCTCATTCATTGGCAGTGTGCGGGTGGCTAGGATCATCCGCCACCCGGAGTACAGTCTTAAAGAGGGAGCAGTAGGTGGGGCGGACGTGGCACTTCTCAAACTGGAGGCCTCCGTGCGACCATCTAAACTTGTCAGGTGGATTAGCCTTGCACCAAAGTCCCCCGCATTCCCCCCAGGCACCCGGTGCTGGGTGACTGGCTGGGGCAACATTGGTCCTGAAG agccgctgccgccgccccaCAAGCTGCAGGAGGTGGAGGTCCCCATCGTGGCGGATGAGATCTGTAGGCAGCGATATGGCAAGATTATCACGGACGACATGCTGTGTGCGGGGAGCCGGGGCCGGGACTCCTGCCAG GGTGACTCTGGGGGCCCCCTGGTCTGTAAATGGAAGAACATCTGGTTTCAGGTAGGGGTGGTGAGTTGGGGGAACAAGTGCGGTCTTAACAGCTTTCCTGGAGTCTATGCCCGAGTGACATCCTTCTTGTTTTGGATCCACGGTCATATTCACTCCTCTCACTGa